One window of the Acaryochloris sp. CCMEE 5410 genome contains the following:
- a CDS encoding isocitrate/isopropylmalate family dehydrogenase: MGYPVVLIQEGELGARVTNALQMAIAATGVDINWQIVDIGGEDQQSLLPNYIFDIIRTTKTAVIGPLMTPDNYRQMEADIREKLDLYVNLRPAKTMVGIPSNYQNVDIMIVRETTEGIYAGIEFERTSVEAADARSFLSKLSGKRIREDAAVGIKPISVKGCGQIIEFAFNYARKTKRHQVIAVHQAHVMAHTDGLFLEIARDIAQEFPDIAFADRSIEVICQELMQKPERFDVLVMPNLYGDLLAHLCAGMVGGSSVPIANVGDKYAVFGAQSTGTDVGDDPTSLILAGALMLRHLGEQEAAHRLQTAVEAVVANQVDTTADLNPVGFEGVDSQAMAQAITQAIAA; encoded by the coding sequence ATGGGATATCCGGTGGTCTTGATTCAGGAGGGGGAACTAGGGGCGCGGGTAACGAATGCCTTGCAGATGGCTATTGCTGCAACAGGGGTCGACATTAATTGGCAGATTGTCGATATCGGTGGAGAGGATCAGCAGAGTCTATTACCGAACTATATCTTTGATATTATCCGAACGACTAAAACTGCTGTCATTGGGCCATTGATGACGCCGGATAATTATCGTCAGATGGAAGCAGACATCCGGGAAAAGCTAGATCTTTATGTCAACTTGCGACCCGCAAAAACGATGGTGGGGATTCCCAGCAATTATCAGAATGTTGACATAATGATTGTGCGAGAAACGACAGAGGGGATCTATGCTGGCATCGAATTTGAGCGCACTTCAGTAGAAGCTGCAGATGCTCGTTCTTTTCTGTCAAAACTGTCTGGCAAACGGATACGAGAAGATGCTGCGGTAGGCATTAAACCGATTTCCGTTAAAGGCTGTGGTCAAATCATTGAATTTGCCTTTAATTATGCTCGAAAGACCAAACGGCACCAAGTGATTGCGGTTCATCAAGCGCATGTTATGGCCCATACAGACGGTCTTTTTCTTGAGATTGCCCGTGATATTGCCCAAGAGTTTCCAGACATAGCGTTTGCGGATCGCTCCATAGAGGTGATATGCCAGGAATTAATGCAGAAACCCGAAAGATTTGATGTGCTGGTGATGCCAAATTTATATGGTGATTTGCTTGCCCATCTCTGTGCTGGCATGGTGGGTGGATCGAGTGTACCGATTGCAAATGTCGGCGATAAATATGCAGTGTTTGGTGCCCAATCAACGGGCACAGACGTGGGGGATGATCCGACCTCACTTATCCTAGCCGGTGCGCTAATGTTGCGCCATTTAGGAGAACAGGAGGCGGCCCACAGATTACAGACCGCAGTGGAGGCTGTGGTTGCAAACCAAGTTGATACGACTGCTGATTTAAATCCCGTTGGTTTTGAAGGGGTTGATTCCCAAGCGATGGCTCAAGCTATTACTCAAGCCATAGCTGCTTGA
- a CDS encoding ATP-binding cassette domain-containing protein codes for MTIITCDHLEKVYPVAIKEPGFKGTLSHFFQRQHRLVKAVQSVTFKIEPGEVVGFLGPNGAGKTTTLKMLTGLIHPSGGQVNVAGQIPFRRSSAFLEKITLVMGQKQQLLWDLPALDSLRINAAVYKISPREFQYRVDELSEMLSLGGKLTQPVRKLSLGERMKAELLAALLHRPQVLFLDEPTLGLDVNAQVSVREFLREYNHRYDATILLTSHYMADITALCDRVLLIHQGQLIYDGGLNQLMNRFAPYREVKLELMQTPDPITLEQYGEIEEITGREIRLLVRRETLTHTVSQILANLQVLDLTITDPPIEEIIRRVFQSGKVT; via the coding sequence ATGACCATCATCACTTGCGACCACCTTGAAAAAGTCTATCCAGTTGCTATTAAGGAACCCGGATTTAAAGGCACTCTATCTCATTTTTTTCAACGACAACATCGCCTTGTCAAAGCAGTACAATCCGTTACCTTTAAGATCGAACCCGGAGAGGTGGTTGGTTTTTTAGGTCCGAATGGCGCAGGCAAAACCACAACCTTAAAAATGTTGACCGGTTTGATCCATCCATCGGGAGGACAGGTAAACGTCGCTGGCCAAATTCCCTTCCGACGCAGCTCAGCCTTCCTGGAAAAGATCACCTTGGTCATGGGGCAAAAGCAACAGCTGCTATGGGACTTGCCGGCGTTAGATTCCTTGCGGATCAATGCAGCTGTTTATAAAATCAGCCCCCGTGAATTTCAGTATCGAGTCGATGAACTATCTGAGATGCTGTCTTTAGGCGGCAAGCTCACTCAACCCGTGCGCAAGCTTTCCTTGGGAGAGCGGATGAAGGCAGAGCTACTGGCTGCCCTCTTGCATCGTCCTCAGGTGCTCTTTCTCGATGAGCCGACCCTGGGTCTAGATGTCAATGCTCAAGTCAGCGTTCGTGAGTTTCTCCGGGAGTACAACCACCGTTACGATGCGACGATTTTGCTGACCAGTCATTATATGGCAGATATTACAGCCCTCTGCGATCGCGTTCTCTTAATCCATCAAGGTCAACTCATTTATGATGGGGGCCTCAATCAGTTAATGAATCGCTTTGCTCCCTATCGGGAAGTCAAGCTAGAACTCATGCAAACGCCTGACCCCATAACCTTGGAGCAGTATGGCGAAATTGAAGAGATCACTGGACGAGAAATTCGCTTACTCGTTCGTCGGGAAACTCTAACCCACACCGTCTCCCAAATTTTGGCCAATCTCCAGGTACTGGACTTAACCATCACAGACCCACCCATCGAAGAAATTATTCGACGAGTTTTTCAATCGGGAAAGGTCACATGA
- the gmd gene encoding GDP-mannose 4,6-dehydratase, with the protein MAKVALITGITGQDGAYLAELLLAKGYHVHGIKRRASLFNTDRIDHLYQDPHEKDRRFFLHYGDLTDSTNLIRIVQQVQPDEIYNLAAQSHVAVSFETPEYTANVDGLGTLRFLEAIRILGLEKKTKFYQASTSELYGLVQEVPQTEKTPFYPRSPYAVAKLYAYWITVNYREAYGMYACNGILFNHESPLRGETFVTRKITRAIARIYLKKQKCLFLGNMDSLRDWGHARDYVEMQWLMLQQDQPEDFVIATGQQYSVRHFVTIACKEVGIDIRWEGEGLDEKGYDQEGNCIVAVDPRYYRPTEVDTLLGSPDKAKEKLKWVPKVSFPELVQEMMAEDLKAAKRDKIIEDHGYPVPLVHE; encoded by the coding sequence ATGGCAAAAGTCGCTCTCATTACTGGCATTACGGGTCAAGATGGAGCCTATCTGGCAGAGCTATTATTGGCCAAAGGCTATCACGTTCATGGGATTAAACGACGCGCTTCACTCTTCAATACGGATCGGATTGATCACTTATACCAAGATCCCCATGAGAAGGATCGACGCTTTTTCCTTCACTACGGTGACTTGACCGATTCAACTAATCTCATTCGGATTGTGCAGCAAGTCCAGCCTGACGAAATTTATAACTTAGCGGCTCAAAGCCATGTGGCGGTTTCCTTTGAGACGCCAGAATATACCGCCAATGTTGACGGCCTTGGTACCTTAAGATTCTTGGAAGCCATTCGCATCCTAGGCTTGGAGAAAAAAACGAAGTTTTATCAGGCCTCTACCTCTGAATTGTATGGTTTAGTGCAAGAAGTGCCTCAAACGGAGAAAACCCCCTTTTACCCTCGCTCTCCTTACGCTGTTGCTAAACTCTATGCCTACTGGATTACGGTGAATTACCGAGAAGCCTATGGCATGTATGCCTGTAATGGCATTTTGTTTAACCATGAATCTCCCCTCCGAGGTGAAACCTTTGTTACCCGGAAGATCACCCGTGCGATCGCACGAATTTACCTGAAAAAGCAAAAGTGCCTATTTTTAGGAAATATGGACTCCTTAAGGGATTGGGGCCATGCTCGGGACTATGTGGAAATGCAGTGGTTAATGCTTCAGCAAGACCAGCCTGAAGATTTTGTGATTGCCACGGGACAACAATATAGCGTCCGCCATTTTGTCACGATTGCCTGTAAAGAAGTCGGCATTGACATTCGCTGGGAAGGGGAAGGTCTCGACGAAAAAGGCTATGACCAGGAGGGGAATTGTATCGTCGCAGTCGATCCCCGTTACTATCGCCCCACAGAAGTAGACACCTTATTAGGGAGTCCCGACAAAGCGAAGGAAAAACTCAAATGGGTTCCCAAAGTTAGCTTTCCAGAGCTAGTCCAGGAAATGATGGCAGAAGATTTGAAAGCCGCTAAGCGGGATAAGATTATTGAGGATCACGGCTATCCTGTTCCCCTTGTCCATGAATAA
- a CDS encoding ABC-2 family transporter protein — protein sequence MSSIFRKITTFLTVYYAYMLEYRAELLLWVLANSLPLIMMGIWSQAATEGQFSLTALDFARYFISVFIVRQFTIVWVIWDFEREIVEGKLSPRLLQPIDPVWHHVAGHVSERLARLPFSAGLVILFFALYPQAFWWPSPLGLVWGCLATALAFILRFIIQYTFAIFAFWVERATAIEQLWFLFYLFLSGMIAPLDLFPPAVQVVVVWTPFPYLIYFPVSLLIGLPTPIAKGFGIMLAWCVLGLVMNRWLWRRGIKHYSGMGA from the coding sequence ATGAGTTCTATCTTTCGAAAAATCACGACCTTCTTGACCGTCTATTACGCTTATATGTTGGAATACCGGGCAGAATTGCTGCTATGGGTATTAGCCAACTCACTCCCGCTGATTATGATGGGAATTTGGTCTCAAGCCGCCACAGAGGGGCAATTTTCCCTTACTGCCCTAGACTTTGCTCGCTACTTTATCTCTGTTTTTATCGTTCGACAATTCACTATTGTCTGGGTGATTTGGGACTTTGAGCGAGAAATCGTCGAAGGCAAACTCTCTCCCCGACTCCTCCAACCCATTGATCCCGTCTGGCATCATGTCGCTGGCCATGTATCTGAGCGATTGGCCCGCCTTCCCTTTTCCGCCGGATTAGTCATCCTATTTTTTGCTCTTTATCCTCAAGCCTTCTGGTGGCCTAGCCCCCTGGGCTTGGTTTGGGGGTGCTTGGCTACGGCCTTGGCTTTTATTCTGCGGTTTATTATCCAATACACCTTTGCCATATTTGCATTTTGGGTTGAACGGGCCACAGCGATTGAACAACTATGGTTTTTATTTTATTTGTTCCTATCGGGAATGATTGCTCCCCTCGATTTATTCCCGCCAGCGGTTCAGGTGGTTGTGGTGTGGACCCCCTTCCCTTATCTCATCTATTTCCCTGTCAGCCTCTTAATCGGCCTGCCAACGCCTATTGCCAAGGGCTTTGGTATCATGCTGGCCTGGTGTGTGTTGGGCCTAGTAATGAATCGTTGGCTGTGGCGTCGAGGCATCAAACATTACTCAGGAATGGGAGCTTAG
- a CDS encoding NADP-dependent isocitrate dehydrogenase: MSPKKATKIIYTHTDEAPALATYSFLPIVEVFTQVAGIEVETRDISLAGRIIASFPEKLTADQQQLDNLAYLGDLAKTPEAIIIKLPNISASIPQLTAAIQELQAKGYNIPDYPASPQNEQEITIKNRYAKVLGSAVNPVLREGNSDRRVAAAVKQYAQKNPHPVGSWTSDSKSHVAHMDTGDFYGTEQSVVISQSGQVKIQLVKEDHSLQVLKENIPVLEGEVIDAAVMQVQALRAFYEQEINTAKAEGILLSLHVKATMMKVSDPILFGHALTTYYQGVFTEYADTFQALGVNANNGLGDLFSKIQTLPDSERSAITTAFKAAEQSGPPLAMVNSAQGISNFHVPSDVIIDASMAAAIRNSGKMWGPDGQLYDTKAMIPDRSYATMYQECIKFCQEHGAFDVQTMGNVANVGLMAQKAEEYGSHDKTFEIPADGTVQVIDQTGQILMEHSVQKGDIWRLCQTKDIPIQDWVKLAVNRAKATGSPTIFWLDPDRAHDANLIQKVQQYLAQYDMTDLDIRIMSPVDAMCFTCEQIKGGQDVISATGNVLRDYLTDLFPILELGTSAKMLSIVPLLAGGGLFETGAGGSAPKHVQQFLKEGHLRWDSLGEFLALAATLEDVGHKTSNKNALALATALNQANSQYLEQAKSPSRAVHELDNRGSHFYLALYWAQALAEQDQNPAFKTLFTDLFQQLSEHKETILAELNALQGHPTEIGGYYLPDTEKTCQAMRPSQTLNRILASHLKNSTG, translated from the coding sequence ATGTCCCCAAAAAAAGCCACAAAAATCATCTATACCCATACGGACGAAGCCCCCGCCTTAGCCACCTATTCTTTCCTGCCTATTGTCGAAGTTTTTACCCAAGTAGCCGGTATTGAGGTGGAAACGAGGGACATCTCCCTAGCTGGACGCATTATTGCGAGTTTCCCCGAGAAGCTAACTGCTGACCAACAGCAACTCGATAATCTGGCTTACTTAGGAGATCTGGCAAAAACGCCTGAAGCGATTATCATCAAACTCCCCAATATCAGTGCCTCTATCCCCCAATTAACTGCCGCGATCCAGGAGTTACAGGCCAAAGGGTATAACATTCCTGATTACCCAGCCAGTCCTCAAAATGAGCAGGAAATCACGATCAAAAACCGGTATGCCAAGGTTCTGGGAAGCGCAGTTAATCCAGTTTTAAGAGAGGGGAATTCAGATCGGCGAGTGGCTGCAGCCGTCAAACAATATGCCCAGAAAAACCCTCACCCTGTCGGTTCTTGGACATCCGATTCGAAATCTCATGTGGCTCACATGGATACTGGTGACTTTTATGGCACTGAGCAATCTGTTGTGATCAGCCAATCAGGACAGGTCAAAATTCAGTTAGTAAAAGAAGACCATTCTCTGCAAGTTTTGAAAGAGAATATCCCTGTTCTTGAAGGCGAAGTCATTGACGCAGCAGTGATGCAGGTACAGGCGTTAAGAGCCTTTTATGAACAGGAGATCAATACAGCAAAGGCTGAAGGCATCCTCTTGTCTTTACATGTCAAGGCCACCATGATGAAAGTCTCTGACCCGATCTTATTTGGCCATGCTTTAACTACTTACTACCAGGGTGTCTTTACTGAATATGCTGATACGTTTCAGGCGCTTGGAGTTAACGCCAATAATGGATTAGGCGATCTTTTTTCCAAGATTCAAACCTTGCCAGATTCAGAGCGCTCAGCCATCACAACAGCCTTTAAAGCGGCAGAACAATCTGGTCCTCCCCTAGCCATGGTCAATTCTGCTCAGGGCATATCAAATTTCCATGTCCCTAGTGATGTCATCATTGATGCCTCTATGGCGGCTGCCATCAGGAACTCTGGCAAAATGTGGGGACCCGATGGTCAGCTCTATGATACGAAAGCGATGATCCCCGATCGCAGTTACGCAACCATGTATCAAGAGTGCATCAAATTCTGCCAAGAACATGGCGCTTTTGATGTCCAAACCATGGGAAATGTTGCCAATGTAGGGTTAATGGCTCAGAAGGCTGAAGAATATGGTTCCCATGATAAGACCTTTGAAATTCCTGCTGACGGGACTGTCCAGGTCATAGATCAGACGGGGCAAATTTTAATGGAGCACTCGGTCCAGAAAGGGGACATTTGGCGCCTGTGCCAAACTAAAGATATTCCCATCCAAGACTGGGTAAAATTGGCGGTTAATCGAGCCAAAGCTACAGGTTCTCCAACTATTTTCTGGTTAGATCCGGATCGGGCTCATGATGCAAACCTTATCCAGAAGGTGCAGCAATATCTGGCTCAATATGACATGACGGATCTAGATATTCGAATCATGTCTCCCGTTGATGCCATGTGCTTTACCTGTGAACAGATTAAAGGTGGCCAAGACGTCATTTCGGCTACCGGGAATGTCTTACGGGACTACCTTACGGATTTATTTCCCATTCTAGAATTAGGAACAAGCGCCAAAATGTTATCCATTGTTCCTCTACTCGCTGGAGGCGGATTATTTGAAACTGGCGCAGGGGGCTCTGCTCCCAAGCATGTTCAACAGTTTCTGAAAGAAGGGCATTTACGATGGGATTCTTTAGGAGAATTTCTGGCTTTGGCTGCAACTCTGGAAGATGTAGGACATAAGACCAGTAATAAAAATGCTCTAGCCTTAGCGACAGCACTCAATCAGGCGAATAGCCAATATCTAGAACAAGCTAAATCCCCTTCCCGTGCTGTCCACGAGTTAGACAACCGGGGGAGCCATTTCTATTTAGCCCTCTACTGGGCTCAAGCTTTGGCAGAGCAAGATCAAAATCCTGCCTTCAAAACTCTGTTTACGGACTTATTCCAACAGCTCAGCGAGCACAAAGAGACTATTTTGGCCGAACTTAATGCTCTCCAGGGTCATCCAACAGAGATTGGTGGGTATTACTTGCCAGATACGGAAAAAACTTGCCAAGCCATGCGTCCAAGTCAAACCTTGAATCGGATTTTGGCCTCACACCTTAAGAACAGCACAGGATAG
- a CDS encoding alpha/beta hydrolase: protein MKVLLIHGLGRSPLSVFGLSQYLQQAGYRTELFGYSSQIESYAQIIERLQSRLGELEPGRYGIIAHSLGAVLVRSAITPHSSFKPNPVILLGPPNQSPRIAQLAQRLSPLSPFTGECLQNLADPSFYQQLPNLAIPHIIIAGTNGPRGTWSFFGNEVNDGILTLKEMQLEDCSRSIILPVNHIQMLNNPLVQQTILQILADPASKLEAHPT from the coding sequence ATGAAAGTACTGCTAATACATGGCCTGGGACGCTCACCCCTATCCGTATTTGGATTGTCTCAATACTTACAGCAAGCCGGATATCGTACTGAGTTATTTGGCTATTCATCCCAAATCGAATCCTACGCTCAAATTATTGAGCGTTTACAGAGCCGTTTAGGAGAGCTAGAACCGGGCCGTTATGGCATCATTGCCCATTCCTTGGGGGCCGTGTTAGTACGATCTGCCATTACACCTCATTCTTCCTTCAAGCCCAACCCAGTGATTTTACTGGGACCGCCTAACCAGTCTCCCCGTATCGCTCAGTTGGCTCAGCGATTGAGTCCCTTATCGCCATTTACAGGAGAATGTTTGCAGAACTTGGCGGACCCCAGTTTTTATCAACAGCTCCCTAATCTAGCCATTCCTCATATTATTATCGCTGGGACGAATGGTCCTCGGGGGACTTGGAGCTTTTTTGGCAATGAGGTGAATGATGGCATCCTCACCTTAAAGGAAATGCAGTTAGAGGATTGCAGTCGCTCCATCATACTTCCCGTCAACCATATCCAAATGTTGAATAATCCCCTAGTGCAGCAAACGATCTTACAAATTCTTGCTGATCCTGCATCAAAACTGGAGGCTCACCCTACATAA